Proteins co-encoded in one Dreissena polymorpha isolate Duluth1 chromosome 12, UMN_Dpol_1.0, whole genome shotgun sequence genomic window:
- the LOC127852341 gene encoding uncharacterized protein LOC127852341 → MASGTDNPHFDWLYPGILTKQQLIDVLNQRYIKEQSLESMSKDELVDLYTKYIIPLPQRKYRQNRRGQEMTKKQILAAKKRRISAPGEHDEPPEKKASGVGLVNSYGLPNSGGDRLKPPPSSCINTEKKTIKLSCGAGSTSKSVPDVAKSLNVLKINKGSGSSTASASSNATASSKATKRVSPEHSDVTKISTVASIHNGLTEDNSKMDTSEHIVEEETPQKKIKKISWP, encoded by the exons ATGGCTAGCGGAACTGACAATCCACATTTCGATTGGCTTTACCCCGGTATTCTAACTAAGCAGCAACTAATCGATGTCCTAAATCAG AGGTACATCAAGGAACAGTCCTTAGAATCTATGTCCAAGGATGAGTTAGTAGACTTGTACACCAAATACATCATCCCTTTGCCTCAAAGGAAGTACCGGCAAAACAGAAGAGGCCAGGAAATGACAAAGAAACAGATCTTAGCAGCGAAGAAAAGAAGAATTTCAGCCCCAGGAGAGCATGATGAACCACCAGAAAAGAA GGCGTCAGGAGTAGGTCTTGTCAATTCCTACGGTCTTCCGAATTCTGGTGGGGACAGACTTAAGCCCCCACCATCCAGTTGTATAAACACTGAGAAAAAGACTATCAAGCTAAGCTGTGGTGCTGGTTCAACGTCTAAGTCTGTGCCAGATGTGGCTAAATCTCTTAATGTGCTTAAAATCAACAAAGGATCTGGTAGTTCTACAGCTTCAGCTTCATCAAATGCTACGGCTTCATCAAAGGCTACTAAGCGTGTATCACCTGAACATTCTGATGTAACAAAGATTAGTACTGTAGCATCTATTCACAATGGCCTGACTGAAGATAATAGCAAAATGGATACTTCGGAACATATTGTTGAG GAAGAAACACCACAGAAAAAGATCAAAAAGATTTCCTGGCCTTGA